A genomic stretch from Theobroma cacao cultivar B97-61/B2 chromosome 4, Criollo_cocoa_genome_V2, whole genome shotgun sequence includes:
- the LOC18602810 gene encoding probable leucine-rich repeat receptor-like protein kinase At2g33170, with protein sequence MLRKFEQSRLFEGRLVELLLAVATVLLVSDSEGLNSEGQYLMEIKNGLQDEFNFLGNWKSTDQTPCGWIGVNCTSDHDPFVWSLDLNSMNLSGILSPSIGGLIHLTYLDLSYNEFKGDIPKEIGNCSLLTILYLRANQFSGPIPEELGNLSSLEEFVAYTNDLTGTLPRSIGNLQKLRIFRVGENAMSGNIPAEICRCQSLQFLGLAHNRIGGEIPEEIGMLGNLTALWIWENQLSGFIPKELGNCSNLESLDLGGNALTGPIPVEIGDLKFLRTLYLCANELNGSIPREIGNLSLATEIDFSENYLTGEIPTEFSKFLRVLYLYTNELNGSIPREIGNLSLATEIDFSENYLTGEIPTEFSKIKGLYLLNLFHNQLTGVIPNELSSLRNLTMLDLATNYLTGPIPYGFQYLTEMHQLLPFDNSLSGTIPQQLGVYSPFMEVDFTNNHLTGKIPPFLCRHANLVFLSLGANKLHGNIPNGIKNCERLKRFNLNGNRLSGTLPSEVGNLVNLYSIRLDDNNFTGSIPPEIGNCRELQRLQIAGNHFTSKLPKEIGKLSQLMLLNVSSNLLTGQIPSEIVNCKMLERLDLSHNSFVDSLPNELGTLSQLELLTLSDNKFSGNIPASLGSLSRLIELQMGGNVFSGEIPPELGFLSSLQIAMNLSFNNLTGSIPSELGKLALLEVLILNNNHLSGKIPTTFEGLLSLVELNFSYNNLTGPLPAIPLFKKMNSCSFIGNPSYKGNPFLYEMPLPKTCSVVRGPLVLKPETSIDMKSFRASFVVTYIIILLSFALVLYINPYWRHTWFYYIEKSIINPCYYFLVDNLS encoded by the coding sequence ATGTTGAGAAAGTTCGAACAGAGCAGACTCTTCGAAGGGAGGTTGGTGGAGTTGTTACTTGCTGTTGCCACAGTACTACTGGTCAGTGATTCAGAGGGGCTGAATTCTGAAGGCCAATACCTGATGGAAATCAAGAATGGGCTCCAAGATGAATTCAATTTTCTTGGAAACTGGAAGTCCACTGATCAGACACCATGCGGATGGATAGGAGTCAATTGCACTTCGGATCACGACCCATTTGTCTGGTCTCTTGATTTGAATTCAATGAATCTCTCCGGAATATTGAGTCCTAGTATTGGTGGTCTGATCCACTTGACTTATCTTGATCTATCTTACAATGAGTTCAAGGGAGACATACCCAAGGAGATTGGAAATTGTTCGCTTCTGACCATCCTTTATTTGAGAGCAAATCAGTTCAGCGGTCCAATTCCAGAGGAGCTTGGAAATTTGTCTTCACTTGAAGAGTTTGTGGCATACACCAACGATTTGACTGGCACATTGCCTCGTTCTATTGGCAATCTCCAAAAGTTGAGGATATTTCGAGTCGGGGAGAACGCAATGTCTGGCAACATTCCTGCAGAGATATGTAGATGTCAGAGCTTGCAATTTCTTGGTCTCGCCCACAACCGCATTGGAGGGGAAATTCCAGAAGAGATTGGAATGCTTGGAAACTTGACAGCTTTATGGATATGGGAGAATCAGTTATCAGGGTTTATTCCAAAAGAGCTTGGAAATTGTTCAAACCTTGAGAGCCTTGACTTGGGTGGAAATGCTCTTACGGGGCCGATACCCGTGGAAATAGGAGACCTCAAGTTTCTTAGGACGTTGTACCTCTGCGCGAATGAATTGAATGGAAGCATTCCAAGGGAGATAGGGAATCTATCTCTTGCAACAGAAATTGATTTCTCAGAGAATTATTTGACAGGTGAGATCCCAACTGAGTTCAGCAAGTTTCTTAGGGTGTTGTACCTCTACACGAATGAATTGAATGGAAGCATTCCAAGGGAGATAGGGAATCTATCTCTTGCAACAGAAATTGATTTCTCAGAGAATTATTTGACTGGTGAGATCCCAACTGAGTTCAGCAAGATTAAGGGTCTATACTTATTGAACCTATTCCACAACCAGCTTACAGGAGTCATACCAAACGAGCTTAGTAGCTTGAGGAACTTGACAATGCTTGACCTTGCAACCAATTATCTCACAGGTCCCATTCCTTATGGTTTCCAATATTTGACTGAAATGCATCAGTTGCTGCCTTTTGACAATTCTCTGAGCGGTACCATTCCTCAGCAGCTTGGAGTATACAGCCCATTTATGGAGGTTGATTTTACAAACAACCATCTGACAGGAAAAATACCTCCTTTCCTTTGTCGGCATGCTAACCTTGTTTTTTTAAGCCTTGGGGCTAATAAGCTGCACGGAAATATCCCAAATGGGATCAAGAACTGCGAGAGATTAAAAAGATTTAATCTAAATGGGAACAGGCTCTCAGGTACTTTACCTTCAGAAGTAGGCAATCTGGTGAATCTTTACTCTATCAGATTGGACGACAACAATTTCACTGGGTCAATTCCTCCAGAGATTGGAAATTGCAGAGAGCTTCAAAGGCTTCAAATTGCTGGCAATCACTTCACTTCTAAGTTGCCAAAGGAAATTGGTAAACTATCTCAACTCATGCTTTTAAATGTCTCGTCTAATTTGCTGACAGGACAGATTCCATCAGAGATTGTTAACTGCAAGATGCTTGAACGACTTGATCTCAGCCACAACAGTTTTGTAGATTCCTTGCCAAATGAGCTTGGAACCCTTTCCCAGCTTGAGCTTTTAACACTATCAGACAATAAATTCTCTGGAAATATACCTGCATCTTTAGGAAGCCTTTCTCGTTTGATTGAGCTGCAGATGGGTGGCAATGTATTTTCTGGCGAGATACCTCCAGAGTTGGGTTTTCTTTCGAGCTTGCAGATTGCAATGAACCTCAGTTTTAACAATCTCACTGGCAGTATACCATCGGAGCTTGGGAAACTTGCTTTGCTTGAAGTCCTCATACTGAATAACAACCATTTGAGTGGTAAGATCCCGACGACATTTGAAGGCCTGTTAAGCTTGGTGGAATTAAACTTCTCATACAATAACTTAACCGGACCTTTACCTGCCATACCTCTGTTTAAGAAAATGAATTCCTGCAGCTTTATTGGAAATCCATCCTATAAGGGTAATCCTTTTCTTTATGAAATGCCGTTGCCAAAAACTTGCTCAGTTGTTCGAGGACCATTAGTGTTGAAACCAGAAACTTCAATTGACATGAAGAGCTTCAGAGCGAGTTTCGTTGTGACTTACATAATCATTCTGCTGAGTTTTGCTCTAGTTTTATACATAAATCCTTATTGGAGACACACTTGGTTTTATTACATAGAAAAAAGCATAATAAACCCTTGCTACTACTTTTTGGTAGACAATCTCTCCTAG